One genomic window of Cannabis sativa cultivar Pink pepper isolate KNU-18-1 chromosome 2, ASM2916894v1, whole genome shotgun sequence includes the following:
- the LOC115720210 gene encoding zinc finger BED domain-containing protein RICESLEEPER 2, which translates to MILGFCVIELSGNMINCSEFFLLCQYLISIYANNFFLCTFRFIYVPTPHTAKLKVLMECLIEWSIERKLSTLTLDNCTVNIAMMDQMKEKLRNTSLLMKGKLLHMKCSAHILNLIVQQGLGAIQGAIKTIRESVVFWTGTPKRVEKFEEAKKGLSCSSNKRLVLDCKTRWNSTYLMLTSAITYKDVFSRLIHTEKNYKKEPSERDWLLAKVMCEKLKLFYNVTVIYSGTKYPTANHFFSKICEILALNMMDKFEQYWTSIHGILAIATVLDPRFKMKLIEYYFPKIYVGEYQNEVKRSRMLCYDLVKEYKSNDGKENILEPLFNASGVGGDNDGCVDDLVGFDLYVSSTSNVETYKSELDLYLEEAVLPRSGEFDILAWWKTNGLKYPILQQVARDVLAIPVSTVASESAFSTSGRHVTPCRKRLHPNMLEALVCTQDWLWDEKLDASQNEASYSIFFDDVEDDEAVS; encoded by the exons ATGATTCTTGGATTTTGCGTAATCGAATTATCAGGTAATATGATAAATTGctcagaattttttttattatgtcaaTATTTGATATCGATATatgctaataatttttttttgtgtacatTCAGGTTTATATATGTGCCCACCCCTCATACTGCTAAACTTAAAGTGTTGATGGAGTGTTTGATTGAATGGTCTATTGAGCGTAAGTTGTCTACCCTTACCTTAGATAACTGTACTGTGAACATTGCCATGATGgatcaaatgaaagaaaaattgagaaatACTTCTTTACTAATGAAAGGGAAACTACTTCACATGAAATGCTCTGCTCATATCTTGAACTTGATTGTTCAACAAGGACTAGGGGCAATTCAAGGTGCCATAAAAACTATACGTGAGAGTGTAGTTTTTTGGACTGGCACTCCAAAAAGAGTTGAAAAGTTTGAAGAGGCTAAGAAAGGATTATCATGCTCTAGCAACAAAAGGTTAGTGCTTGATTGCAAGACTAGGTGGAATTCTACTTATTTGATGCTTACTAGTGCCATTACTTATAAAGATGTATTTAGTCGCCTAATACATACtgagaaaaattacaaaaaagaaCCTAGTGAGCGAGATTGGCTTTTGGCAAAAGTTATGTGTGAAAAATTGAAGTTGTTTTACAATGTAACTGTGATATATTCTGGAACTAAATATCCTACTGCTAATCATTTCTTCTCTAAGATTTGTGAAATTCTGGCATTAAATATGATGGATAAATTTGAGCAGTATTGGACTTCCATTCATGGCATATTAGCCATAGCAACTGTTTTGGATCCAAGGTTCAAGATGAAATTGATTGAGTATTACTTTCCTAAAATTTATGTTGGTGAATATCAAAATGAAGTTAAGCGAAGTAGAATGTTGTGCTATGATTTAGTGAAAGAATATAAATCGAATGATGGAAAAGAAAATATTCTTGAACCTTTATTCAATGCTTCTGGAGTTGGTGGAGATAATGATGGATGTGTAGATGATTTAGTTGGTTTTGACTTGTATGTTAGTAGTACTTCAAATGTGGAAACTTACAAGTCTGAGTTAGACTTATACTTGGAGGAAGCAGTTTTGCCTAGGAGTGgagagtttgatattttagcttGGTGGAAGACAAATGGTCTTAAATATCCAATATTACAACAAGTTGCTAGAGATGTTTTGGCTATCCCAGTGTCTACAGTTGCTTCTGAGTCTGCTTTCAGTACTAGTGGAAGACATGTGACTCCTTGTCGTAAAAGGCTTCATCCGAACATGTTGGAGGCTTTAGTATGTACACAAGATTGGCTATGGGATGAGAAATTAG ATGCATCACAAAATGAGGCTTCATATAGTATATTTTTTGATGATGTGGAAGATGATGAAGCGGTAAGTtag
- the LOC133034568 gene encoding zinc finger BED domain-containing protein RICESLEEPER 2-like, with the protein MSENEKDTPSTYGQMEGDSSTPLDNLDSETQTIIDDENTQELIRQFATTSQKKLGGSSRNGTRHLHDHFKICPLRKNRDIKQSILNPSRKKDGSTSLAAHNFDQEFSREKLAKMIVLHEYPLNMVEDDGFRSFVNSLQPLFRHVSQTTIRRDILKIYEKEKTKTMNSMNDNRSRVAITTDLWTSNNQKRGYMVVTTHYTDDSWILHNRIIRFIYVPAPHTAKLLAKVLMECLIEWSIERKLSTLTSDNCTVNIAMMDQMKEKLRNASY; encoded by the exons ATGAGTGAGAATGAAAAAGACACACCATCAACATATGGACAAATGGAAGGAGACTCATCAACTCCTCTAGATAATCTTGATTCAGAAACTCAAACTATTATTGATGATGAGAATACTCAG GAGTTGATAAGGCAATTTGCAACTACTAGTCAAAAGAAATTGGGAGGATCAAGCAGAAATGGAACGAGACATTTACATGATCACTTCAAGATTTGTCCTCTTAGAAAGAATCGTGATATAAAACAATCAATCTTGAATCCAAGTAGGAAGAAGGATGGAAGTACTTCTCTTGCTGCCCACAACTTTGACCAAGAGTTTTCAAGAGAAAAACTTGCTAAGATGATTGTTTTGCATGAGTATCCACTCAATATGGTTGAGGATGATGGATTTAGAAGCTTTGTCAACTCTCTCCAGCCATTATTCAGACATGTATCTCAAACTACTATTAGGAGGGATATATTGAAGATATATGAGAAGGAAAAGACCAAGACAATGAACTCAATGAATGACAATCGTAGTAGAGTTGCGATTACAACTGACTTGTGGACATCAAATAATCAAAAGAGAGGGTATATGGTGGTGACTACACATTATACTGATGATTCTTGGATTTTGCATAATCGAATTATCAG GTTTATATATGTGCCTGCCCCTCATACTGCTAAACTTCTAGCAAAAGTGTTGATGGAATGTTTGATTGAATGGTCTATTGAGCGTAAGTTGTCTACCCTTACCTCAGATAACTGTACTGTGAACATTGCCATGATGgatcaaatgaaagaaaaattgagaaatGCTTCTTACTAA